One window of Paenibacillus sp. FSL K6-3182 genomic DNA carries:
- a CDS encoding carbohydrate ABC transporter permease translates to MKTKWHIQLLVYSIIVLGALAFLFPFVYMIMTSFIKGAYSLPRPKEVFSVIPNLYNYQLVWSKNNFARYFLNSSLVTIVSMTGSLFLGCLTAYGFARFTFPGKEFLFRMFLLTMMIPGVINIIPQFLIIKSFGLVNTYWGLWLIYIGGGVVGSTFFLRGFFQSIPKEYEESVLIDGGGSWRIFWNIYLPQSMPAIATLAVLSFQGTWEEYFTALVIIKDEALRTLPIALLMFNDKYATNYSWVFSASIIALIPTIILYIIFQKRFVQGGFNEGGVKG, encoded by the coding sequence ATGAAAACTAAATGGCATATTCAGCTTCTAGTTTACAGCATTATCGTGCTTGGAGCGTTGGCTTTTCTATTTCCCTTCGTATATATGATTATGACGAGCTTCATAAAAGGGGCATACTCGCTGCCGCGGCCTAAGGAAGTATTCTCTGTCATCCCAAACCTATATAATTACCAGCTAGTATGGAGCAAAAATAATTTTGCAAGGTATTTCCTGAACAGCTCGCTCGTTACCATCGTGTCTATGACAGGAAGTTTGTTTCTCGGCTGTTTAACCGCCTACGGGTTTGCCAGATTTACGTTTCCGGGCAAAGAGTTTCTATTCCGAATGTTTCTTCTGACCATGATGATTCCCGGAGTGATCAACATTATTCCACAGTTTCTAATTATCAAATCATTTGGTTTGGTTAACACCTACTGGGGGCTATGGTTAATTTATATCGGCGGCGGTGTTGTTGGCAGCACGTTCTTCTTGCGTGGATTCTTTCAAAGCATTCCGAAGGAGTACGAGGAGTCCGTGTTGATCGATGGCGGTGGCAGCTGGCGCATTTTCTGGAATATTTACCTGCCTCAGTCGATGCCGGCGATTGCGACGCTTGCAGTTCTTTCCTTTCAAGGCACATGGGAGGAGTATTTCACGGCTCTAGTCATTATTAAGGATGAGGCGCTTCGGACGCTGCCAATTGCACTGCTGATGTTCAACGATAAATATGCGACAAACTATTCATGGGTATTTTCTGCTTCCATTATAGCGCTCATTCCGACGATAATCCTTTATATTATTTTCCAAAAAAGATTCGTACAGGGTGGATTTAACGAAGGCGGAGTGAAGGGTTAA
- a CDS encoding sensor histidine kinase: MARFEKITNRFASKMILAFLLIILIPTTLSGFSFYLESSALVKRNVRASTVQVTKQTADALSSIFNAGSDTSDLIYSDLKVQKSAMQYTSSPLSEQIEMTQSLNTLLNNVVYSSSFVRIVYIIKSGGIGWGSGTFSTPKLRKVDLNHQEWVAESKKQDGGFVWQPMRKDPFSGGGENTDLVLPISRALKDFESLQQIGLLVVNLNGKAIINTIKQVKLGETGRYMVVNAQGEIMIDTDLSRIGQMVEDAKLHELIVHNDAVEFEYANKGVHYYGVKQLLSNGWLLVGTVPTLEITGALDKLHTRILITSACFALLAVLVGLLIAKKVTKPIKQLTLEMRRVQQGDLSVRTALTSTDEIGLMSRHFNKMLDEIEQLMLRVEQEQNEKLEAEVRAVTYRIHPHFLYNTLSTLRWLIRAGEMERADQGLAALTRLLQANMGKNGQMITLAEELEIIQKYIVILEMRYEQKYALAIEVQPGADQVKIPRMLLQPLVENAIFHGFVPLNRGGDITIKVTEQQGELRIVIHDDGSGISEEKLKQLNAKEGMTKAGIGMKHVYDSLRLYYGAGSGISVTSDIGLGTHIHIVIRL; this comes from the coding sequence ATGGCGCGCTTCGAGAAAATAACGAACCGATTTGCTTCAAAAATGATTTTAGCGTTTTTACTCATTATTTTGATTCCGACCACTTTATCGGGTTTCTCTTTCTATTTGGAATCTTCCGCGCTTGTAAAACGAAATGTTAGAGCATCTACCGTTCAGGTTACCAAGCAAACCGCAGATGCCTTGTCTTCTATTTTCAACGCGGGAAGCGATACATCCGATTTAATATACAGTGATTTGAAGGTGCAAAAATCAGCGATGCAATATACCTCGAGTCCGCTTAGCGAGCAGATCGAGATGACGCAATCATTAAATACGCTGCTTAATAACGTCGTGTATTCAAGCTCATTCGTAAGAATTGTTTACATCATTAAAAGTGGGGGCATCGGCTGGGGGAGCGGCACATTTTCTACACCCAAATTGCGAAAGGTTGACTTGAATCATCAAGAGTGGGTAGCGGAGTCGAAAAAGCAGGATGGCGGGTTCGTATGGCAGCCGATGCGAAAGGATCCTTTTAGCGGTGGTGGGGAAAATACTGATCTTGTTCTCCCGATCAGCCGTGCGTTAAAAGACTTTGAATCGCTTCAGCAAATCGGTCTGCTGGTCGTTAATTTAAATGGCAAGGCCATCATTAATACGATTAAGCAAGTGAAGCTGGGGGAAACCGGACGTTATATGGTCGTTAACGCACAAGGTGAAATTATGATCGATACGGATCTTTCACGAATTGGTCAGATGGTGGAGGATGCCAAACTGCATGAGTTGATTGTACATAATGATGCAGTTGAATTCGAGTACGCTAATAAGGGCGTCCATTATTATGGCGTAAAGCAGCTGCTAAGCAATGGTTGGCTGCTGGTTGGCACAGTTCCTACGCTTGAAATAACGGGGGCGCTGGATAAGCTGCATACACGTATTTTAATAACCTCAGCATGCTTCGCTTTGCTTGCGGTGCTCGTTGGTCTTCTCATCGCGAAGAAGGTTACGAAACCTATCAAGCAATTAACGTTAGAGATGAGGAGAGTTCAGCAGGGAGATCTATCTGTTCGAACAGCGTTAACGTCTACAGACGAGATTGGGCTCATGAGTAGGCATTTTAATAAAATGCTGGATGAAATTGAACAGCTGATGCTACGAGTGGAGCAGGAGCAAAACGAGAAGCTTGAGGCCGAGGTGCGTGCGGTCACTTACCGGATTCATCCGCATTTTCTCTACAATACGCTTAGTACGCTCAGATGGCTGATTCGAGCAGGAGAGATGGAGCGAGCCGATCAAGGGCTAGCGGCTCTAACTAGACTGCTTCAAGCGAATATGGGCAAGAACGGGCAAATGATTACACTTGCGGAAGAGCTGGAGATCATTCAGAAATATATCGTTATTTTAGAAATGCGGTATGAGCAAAAATATGCTTTGGCTATAGAGGTACAGCCTGGGGCGGATCAAGTGAAAATTCCAAGGATGCTGCTTCAGCCGCTCGTTGAGAATGCGATCTTCCACGGCTTCGTGCCGCTTAATCGCGGAGGAGATATTACGATTAAGGTGACAGAGCAGCAGGGAGAGCTGCGGATTGTGATCCATGATGATGGCTCAGGAATATCAGAAGAGAAGTTGAAACAATTGAATGCAAAGGAAGGTATGACGAAAGCAGGCATAGGAATGAAGCATGTTTATGATTCCTTAAGGCTTTATTATGGCGCAGGCTCGGGCATATCTGTTACGAGTGATATTGGACTCGGTACTCATATTCATATCGTCATCCGTTTATAA
- a CDS encoding sugar ABC transporter permease produces MSIPVTGQPKQEQRIPAGVKLKKGIQQWIKVMPYIFLGVLGTAVFVIYPMIKNIIISFQEYSIMPNAENPFIGFANYVSAFTDPNNKVLMAIRNTFLNVAVTVPINWFLAIVFAVLINIHFVRHKIVFRTIYYLPIITSWIVVAFLFRFLFAGGEYGLINYIFYKQLGIFHEPINFLSNYWTAMIVIWLFHIWKTVGWGVVIYLAALQGISKEYYEAAQIDGANGTKQFWSITVPMLGPVTAFVLINLINGAFNFFPQVYFITRGGPMDQTQTLPSLMYMQAFKNFNFGYASAVAVMMGIAVFLLTYSQMKKFGNQRFL; encoded by the coding sequence ATGTCTATACCAGTGACGGGGCAGCCGAAACAAGAGCAGCGAATTCCGGCAGGCGTAAAGTTGAAAAAGGGCATTCAGCAGTGGATAAAGGTTATGCCTTATATCTTTCTTGGTGTTTTAGGAACGGCCGTATTCGTTATTTATCCGATGATCAAAAACATAATTATAAGCTTCCAGGAATACAGCATTATGCCTAATGCAGAAAATCCATTCATTGGCTTTGCAAACTACGTATCCGCATTTACGGATCCGAACAATAAAGTGTTAATGGCAATCCGAAATACGTTTCTGAACGTCGCGGTAACGGTACCCATTAACTGGTTTCTTGCCATCGTGTTTGCGGTCTTAATTAATATCCACTTCGTTAGGCATAAGATTGTGTTCCGCACGATTTATTATTTGCCCATCATCACATCTTGGATCGTGGTCGCGTTCTTGTTCCGGTTCTTGTTCGCTGGCGGTGAATATGGCTTGATCAACTATATCTTTTATAAGCAGCTTGGCATATTCCATGAACCGATTAATTTTTTATCAAATTATTGGACGGCTATGATTGTCATCTGGTTGTTTCATATTTGGAAAACGGTTGGTTGGGGCGTAGTCATTTATTTGGCGGCCTTGCAGGGCATTTCGAAGGAATATTATGAAGCGGCGCAAATTGACGGCGCTAACGGAACAAAGCAGTTCTGGAGCATTACGGTTCCGATGTTAGGTCCTGTCACCGCATTCGTTCTTATTAACCTAATTAACGGAGCATTCAACTTCTTTCCACAAGTGTACTTTATTACCCGCGGCGGCCCGATGGATCAGACACAGACGCTGCCAAGCCTTATGTACATGCAAGCATTTAAGAACTTTAACTTTGGTTATGCATCTGCGGTAGCCGTCATGATGGGGATTGCAGTGTTTTTACTCACCTATTCTCAGATGAAAAAATTCGGCAATCAGCGGTTTTTGTAG
- a CDS encoding glycoside hydrolase family 66 protein has translation MKRKRNRNRISSSVIVVITSFMILASGCSEQKEIKAELVNSQGIISRLSTDKSAYRPDDNVHFTLDLAKTESKAKVIVQYRHLGEKIAEQEVKVDGNSLEWDWTPPKEDGRGYMAEVFFVTKEEVKDHQNIAVDVSTDWSKFPRYGYLADFHSMNGEEMATVIERLNRFHINGVQFYDWQYKHHQPLKLEGNQPASEWPDIANRPVALDTIKGYIDLAHSKNMKAMNYNLLFGAYEGAEEDGVKKAWALYKDPSQANQDKHPLPDSWASDIMLYDPNNVEWQNYLIDKEIEVFNQLKFDGWHVDQLGDRGALWNAKGESVKLAPGYVSFLKAAKEKLDVDYVMNAVGQYGQAFMAPQAPLSFLYTEVWDGHPKYGNLKGIIDQNNQFSKNKLNTVLAAYMNYDLANASGEFNTPGVLLTDAVIFASGGSHLELGENMLAKEYFPNRNLSIPAELEEQLIRYYDFLVAYQNILRDGVEESELIVSSTGDTSVSAAPEQGKIWSFAKQKSGSNIVHFINFTDAKTMEWNDSKGEQAVPIERKEIDISIETEREVASILFASPDYYQGSPIKLSFKQQEGKVTLKLPVLKYWDLLTINYK, from the coding sequence ATGAAACGGAAAAGAAATCGAAATAGAATAAGCTCATCAGTCATTGTTGTCATTACCTCTTTTATGATCCTTGCTTCCGGCTGCAGCGAGCAGAAGGAAATAAAGGCGGAGCTTGTGAATAGCCAAGGTATAATAAGTCGCTTGTCGACCGACAAATCGGCTTATCGTCCCGACGACAACGTTCATTTTACGTTGGATTTGGCTAAAACGGAGTCAAAAGCGAAGGTGATTGTCCAGTATCGCCATCTAGGGGAGAAGATTGCTGAGCAAGAAGTCAAGGTGGACGGCAATTCATTGGAATGGGATTGGACGCCTCCAAAGGAAGATGGCCGAGGTTATATGGCTGAGGTTTTCTTTGTAACGAAGGAAGAAGTGAAGGATCATCAGAACATCGCAGTTGACGTGTCCACAGACTGGAGCAAATTTCCTCGTTATGGTTATTTGGCGGACTTCCACAGCATGAATGGGGAAGAGATGGCAACAGTAATCGAACGTCTGAATCGGTTCCATATTAACGGCGTTCAGTTTTATGATTGGCAGTATAAACATCATCAGCCTCTGAAGCTGGAAGGCAATCAACCAGCGTCGGAATGGCCGGATATTGCAAACAGACCTGTCGCCTTGGATACAATTAAAGGCTATATTGACCTTGCGCACAGCAAAAACATGAAGGCGATGAACTACAATTTATTGTTCGGGGCATATGAGGGGGCAGAGGAGGACGGTGTCAAAAAAGCGTGGGCGCTGTACAAAGATCCTTCGCAAGCGAATCAGGATAAGCATCCATTGCCAGACAGCTGGGCCAGCGACATTATGCTCTATGACCCAAACAACGTGGAGTGGCAAAACTATCTGATCGATAAAGAAATTGAAGTATTTAACCAATTGAAATTCGATGGCTGGCATGTTGATCAATTAGGCGATCGCGGAGCGCTTTGGAATGCCAAAGGAGAAAGTGTAAAGCTGGCGCCTGGCTATGTATCATTCCTGAAAGCAGCCAAGGAGAAGCTGGATGTCGACTATGTAATGAACGCTGTCGGACAGTATGGGCAAGCCTTTATGGCTCCTCAGGCTCCTCTCTCATTCCTATATACCGAAGTATGGGACGGGCATCCGAAGTATGGCAACCTTAAGGGGATTATCGATCAAAACAACCAGTTCAGCAAAAATAAGCTAAACACGGTGCTTGCTGCTTATATGAACTATGATTTGGCAAACGCGAGCGGGGAATTTAATACGCCAGGCGTTCTGCTTACAGATGCAGTCATCTTCGCATCCGGCGGATCCCATCTGGAGCTTGGGGAAAATATGCTGGCCAAAGAGTATTTCCCTAATCGAAATCTCTCCATTCCAGCTGAACTGGAAGAGCAGCTTATTCGCTATTACGATTTCCTTGTCGCTTATCAGAACATTTTGCGAGATGGAGTAGAGGAATCTGAACTAATCGTATCAAGTACAGGGGACACAAGTGTTTCCGCTGCTCCAGAGCAAGGCAAAATATGGTCCTTTGCGAAGCAGAAAAGCGGAAGCAACATCGTTCACTTCATTAACTTCACTGATGCTAAAACCATGGAGTGGAATGACAGCAAGGGCGAGCAAGCTGTGCCTATTGAGCGTAAAGAAATAGACATTTCCATTGAGACAGAGCGTGAAGTTGCAAGTATCCTATTCGCCTCACCAGACTATTATCAAGGATCACCTATTAAGCTGAGCTTCAAGCAGCAAGAAGGCAAGGTTACACTTAAGCTTCCAGTCCTGAAATACTGGGATCTACTAACCATTAATTACAAGTAA